The following proteins are encoded in a genomic region of Phycisphaera sp.:
- a CDS encoding adenylosuccinate synthase: protein MTGQTPISTESPATSQAVAHALCPTGRAAAVVGLQWGDEGKGKYVDLLAPGFDAVARYNGGANAGHTIVVGGQKYALHLVPSGILHKGTKAVIGNGAVVDPFQLVKELDALEARGIDTAALVVSSRAHVVMPYHKAMDARLEEAMEELARAEGGSTTAIGTTKRGIGPTYAEKSMRMTAVRMGDLVRGGSILSDRVRLAVSMHNRAIVAAGEEPMDAKAILDELAPIAERLRPNVADTTYLLHETLAAGGRVLFEGGNATLLDIDHGTYPYVTSSNCSALGIPAGSGVPSGKLAGLVGVMKAYTTRVGLGPMPTEIDGDIANGIRDRGGEYGTTTGRPRRIGWLDLVALRYSAMVNGVTHVAMTMLDVLSGLDEIKVCSAYDVDGMKTDRFLPDAADLARATPIYETLPGFGQDVTGCRNVGDLPPEARALIHRVEQAIGVPVAFVGVGPDRDQTILNLSEGVAGR, encoded by the coding sequence ATGACAGGACAAACCCCTATTTCGACCGAATCACCCGCCACCTCCCAGGCCGTGGCTCACGCGCTCTGCCCGACCGGCCGGGCGGCCGCCGTGGTCGGATTGCAATGGGGCGACGAGGGCAAGGGCAAGTACGTCGACCTGCTGGCCCCGGGCTTCGACGCGGTGGCCCGGTACAACGGTGGGGCCAACGCCGGCCACACCATCGTGGTCGGCGGCCAGAAGTACGCGCTGCACCTGGTGCCTTCGGGCATCCTGCACAAGGGCACCAAGGCGGTTATCGGCAATGGCGCGGTGGTCGACCCCTTCCAGTTGGTCAAGGAACTCGACGCGCTCGAGGCCCGCGGCATCGACACGGCGGCCCTGGTCGTCAGCAGCCGGGCACACGTGGTGATGCCCTACCACAAGGCCATGGACGCGCGCCTCGAAGAGGCGATGGAAGAGCTCGCGCGGGCCGAGGGCGGCAGCACCACGGCCATCGGCACCACCAAGCGAGGCATCGGACCCACCTACGCCGAGAAGTCGATGCGCATGACGGCCGTGCGCATGGGCGACCTTGTCCGAGGCGGATCGATCCTGAGCGACCGCGTCCGGCTCGCGGTAAGCATGCACAACCGCGCCATCGTGGCGGCCGGCGAAGAACCGATGGACGCCAAGGCCATCCTCGACGAGCTCGCGCCCATCGCCGAGCGATTGCGCCCCAACGTGGCCGACACGACGTACCTGCTGCACGAGACCCTGGCCGCAGGCGGACGCGTGCTGTTCGAGGGCGGCAACGCCACGCTGCTGGACATCGACCACGGCACGTACCCCTACGTCACCAGTTCGAACTGCTCGGCCCTGGGCATCCCCGCCGGCAGCGGCGTGCCTAGCGGCAAGCTGGCCGGCCTGGTGGGCGTGATGAAGGCCTACACCACCCGTGTCGGCCTCGGCCCCATGCCCACCGAGATCGACGGCGACATCGCCAACGGCATCCGGGATCGCGGCGGCGAGTATGGCACCACCACCGGCCGCCCGCGACGCATCGGCTGGCTCGACCTGGTCGCCCTTCGCTACTCGGCGATGGTCAACGGCGTGACCCATGTGGCCATGACCATGCTCGACGTGCTCAGCGGCCTGGACGAGATCAAGGTGTGCTCGGCCTACGACGTGGATGGCATGAAGACCGACCGCTTCCTGCCCGACGCGGCCGACCTCGCTCGGGCCACGCCGATCTACGAGACCTTACCGGGCTTTGGTCAGGACGTCACCGGCTGCCGGAACGTGGGCGACCTCCCGCCCGAGGCCCGGGCGTTAATCCATCGCGTCGAGCAGGCCATCGGCGTGCCGGTAGCGTTCGTTGGCGTGGGGCCCGATCGGGACCAGACGATCCTGAACCTTTCCGAAGGCGTAGCAGGCCGATGA
- a CDS encoding isoprenyl transferase, giving the protein MSSTASQTATQNAALALGIDPQRVPKHVAIIMDGNGRWAEAQGLPRIWGHREGAVRVRDVVERAGELGVTHLTLYAFSSENWKRPQDEVSQLMLLCVAYLDGEADRLAEEGIRLRVIGRREGLPGEVREAIEKVERITERATRANLTLALNYGGRDEIVDAARALAAKVAAGELDPADIDQEAFAGELYTAGMPDPDLLIRTAGERRLSNYLLWQVSYAELFISDAAWPEFGADRFDEAVKDYAGRVRRFGKTNAQLGLDDLG; this is encoded by the coding sequence ATGAGCAGCACCGCGAGCCAGACGGCTACCCAGAACGCCGCTCTCGCGCTCGGGATCGATCCGCAGCGCGTGCCCAAGCACGTCGCGATCATCATGGACGGCAACGGCCGGTGGGCCGAGGCCCAGGGCCTGCCGCGCATCTGGGGCCACCGTGAGGGGGCCGTCCGCGTGCGCGACGTGGTCGAGCGTGCGGGCGAGCTCGGCGTGACCCACCTGACGCTGTACGCCTTCTCGAGCGAGAACTGGAAGCGGCCGCAGGACGAGGTCTCCCAGCTCATGCTGCTGTGCGTGGCCTACCTCGACGGCGAGGCCGACCGGCTGGCCGAGGAGGGCATCCGCCTGCGTGTCATCGGTCGGCGTGAGGGCCTGCCGGGCGAGGTCCGCGAGGCCATCGAGAAGGTCGAGCGGATCACCGAGCGGGCGACGCGGGCCAACCTGACCCTGGCGCTCAACTACGGCGGCCGAGACGAGATCGTCGACGCCGCCCGGGCCCTGGCCGCGAAGGTGGCCGCCGGCGAACTCGACCCGGCCGACATCGACCAGGAGGCGTTCGCTGGCGAGTTGTACACCGCCGGCATGCCCGACCCCGACCTGCTCATCCGCACCGCGGGAGAGCGGCGGCTGAGCAACTACCTGCTGTGGCAGGTCAGCTACGCCGAGTTGTTCATCAGCGACGCGGCGTGGCCGGAGTTCGGGGCCGATCGGTTCGACGAGGCTGTGAAGGACTATGCTGGTAGGGTGCGGCGGTTTGGGAAGACCAATGCGCAGTTGGGGCTCGATGACCTGGGGTGA
- a CDS encoding sulfotransferase family protein, which translates to MATLTGRDDEVLAFLHVTKTGGRTLQRVLKDILRSEGGQSRNFDGSLRARDEFVHETAECRNRYDLLHGHFQFGIHDYIDRPVRYITLLRNPVDRVVSQYYHILEDPRHYLHSIVTNSRWSLIDFIENSLPRDADNGTIRCLTTRSLWHGRVGDVTREELDTARSNLFEQVSVFGLTERFDESLILMAERFGWPDEFLRYERRNVTKRPHTSDLSAVERRAVDAITELEQELFQEAREKLDQIIREQPAAFRARLERFVRENPGSNPIYDERGVRIDGVHCSQS; encoded by the coding sequence ATGGCAACTCTAACTGGTCGAGATGACGAAGTTCTCGCTTTCCTTCACGTCACGAAGACTGGTGGGAGAACGCTGCAGCGAGTCCTGAAAGACATACTCAGGTCGGAGGGGGGGCAGTCGCGCAACTTTGATGGTTCGCTTCGCGCACGTGATGAATTTGTGCATGAAACGGCGGAGTGTCGCAATCGCTATGACTTGTTGCACGGCCATTTCCAGTTTGGGATACACGATTACATTGATCGACCCGTTCGCTACATTACGCTGTTGCGAAATCCGGTTGATCGAGTCGTCTCACAGTACTATCACATTCTTGAAGATCCACGGCATTACCTTCATAGTATTGTGACAAATTCGCGTTGGTCACTTATCGATTTCATCGAGAATTCGCTGCCACGGGATGCCGACAATGGCACTATCCGCTGCCTGACCACGCGATCGCTCTGGCACGGCCGAGTCGGCGATGTGACACGGGAAGAACTGGATACAGCGAGGTCGAACCTGTTCGAACAAGTTTCGGTTTTCGGGTTAACCGAACGGTTTGATGAATCGCTGATATTGATGGCGGAGCGATTCGGTTGGCCTGATGAATTTTTGCGATACGAACGCAGGAATGTAACCAAGCGACCCCACACGTCTGACTTGTCCGCGGTTGAACGGCGAGCTGTCGATGCGATCACTGAGTTGGAGCAGGAGTTGTTCCAAGAAGCTCGCGAAAAACTGGACCAGATCATCCGCGAGCAGCCCGCGGCATTTCGAGCACGACTGGAGCGGTTCGTACGAGAGAATCCCGGAAGCAATCCCATCTACGACGAGCGTGGTGTTCGAATTGATGGCGTGCATTGCTCTCAGTCCTGA
- a CDS encoding class I SAM-dependent methyltransferase: MRFETPVITRDPTENEYAPSWQDVDKLAGPSGFINEEHQGIYEATKNLPGWQDPGDSLKLYEAAYFSGAVILEVGVFGGRSATVELRGALAAQKAHGGPAPQFFGVDPDLNAYSRTMGTLRTQGLADRALMYIGDLRQFLAEIPIVPTMVFVDGSHEFEGVWADLESLSRWLVPGTAVMCHDYSNTDVPVKPAIDEWVARGAYDLLSVSNNTAVLRATDICTGTAPRGLGEAAFKSTIEAMAPVYEHMKRPGPRPDVAHLTHGARRDLGIALGKDMPVGEASGAAKVTVTSG, encoded by the coding sequence ATGCGATTCGAAACGCCCGTCATCACCCGCGACCCCACAGAGAACGAATACGCCCCAAGCTGGCAAGATGTCGACAAGCTGGCCGGGCCCAGTGGCTTCATCAATGAAGAGCACCAGGGCATCTACGAGGCCACCAAGAACCTGCCCGGCTGGCAAGACCCCGGCGACAGCCTCAAGCTCTACGAGGCAGCGTACTTCTCCGGGGCCGTGATCCTGGAGGTCGGCGTCTTCGGAGGCCGCTCGGCCACGGTAGAGCTTCGCGGGGCTCTGGCGGCGCAGAAGGCGCACGGCGGGCCGGCACCACAGTTCTTTGGGGTCGATCCCGATCTGAACGCGTATAGCAGAACCATGGGCACGCTGCGGACGCAGGGGCTGGCCGACCGGGCGCTGATGTACATCGGCGACCTGCGGCAGTTCCTGGCCGAGATCCCGATTGTGCCCACGATGGTGTTCGTGGATGGCAGCCACGAGTTTGAGGGCGTGTGGGCCGACCTGGAGAGCCTGAGCCGCTGGCTGGTGCCCGGGACGGCGGTGATGTGTCACGACTACAGCAACACCGACGTGCCCGTGAAGCCCGCCATCGACGAGTGGGTGGCCCGCGGGGCGTATGACCTCTTGAGCGTGAGCAACAACACCGCCGTGCTTCGAGCGACCGACATCTGCACCGGCACGGCCCCGCGTGGGCTGGGCGAGGCGGCATTCAAGTCAACAATCGAGGCGATGGCGCCCGTGTACGAGCACATGAAGCGGCCCGGCCCGCGGCCAGACGTAGCCCACCTGACGCACGGCGCCCGGCGGGATCTGGGCATCGCCCTGGGCAAGGACATGCCCGTTGGCGAGGCCAGCGGCGCGGCCAAGGTGACCGTCACTTCGGGCTAA